TGCTAAACTCACCCCTCGTCCGCCTCGCCCGCCCGCGCGCGATATTCCGCCCGCAGGTCGTCGATGCTGGTCTCGGCGCCGTCGCGCATGGCGCGCCAGAAGGTCCAGCCGTTGCAGGCCGGCAACCCTTGCGCCAGGGCGCCGATCTTGTGGATCGAGCCGACGATGTCGCCCAGCGCCACCGCGCCGTCGGCGCGGACCACCGCCCGCCAGCGGCGTTTTTCGTCGAACAGTTCGGCGCCTGGCGCGATCATTCCCGCCTCGATCAGGCTGGCGAAGGCGACGCGCTTTTCCTGTCTTTTCGCCACCGGCGTCGCGAAGGCCGTCTCGGGCGCGGGCTTGACGGAGGCGATGCGGCGCAAGGCCGCGGCGATGTAATCGGGGTCGCGCTCGCAGCCGATGAAGCGACGGCCAAGCTTTTTCGCCACCGCGCCGGTGGTGCCGGAGCCGAAAAACGGGTCGAGCACCACGTCGCCGGGCTTTGACGCCGCCATGACGATGCGGGCGAGCAAGGCCTCGGGCTTCTGGGTCGGATGGGTCTTGCGGCCCGTCTCGTCCTTCAGGCGCTCGGCGCCGGTGCACAGCGGAAAGAACCAGTCCGAACGCATCTGGCGGTCCTCGTTGCCCGCCTTCAGCGCCTCGTAATTGAATGTGTAACGTTTCGCGCCCGCGCTTTTCGAAGCCCAGATCAGGGTCTCATGGGCATTGGTGAAGCGCCGGCCGCGGAAATTGGGCATCGGATTGGCTTTGCGCCAGACGATGTCGTTGAGAATCCAGAAGCCGAGATCCTGCAGGATCGCGCCGACGCGGAAGATATTGTGATAGGAGCCGATGACGAAGATCGTCGCCTCGGGCTTCATGGCGCGATGCGCCGCCGCGAGCCAGTCGCGTGTGAAGCGGTCGTAATCGGCGAAGGAGGCGAATTTGTCCCAGTCGTCGTCGACCGCGTCCACTTCGCTCTGATCCGGCCGGGTCAGGCCGCCTTCGAGCTGGAGATTATAGGGCGGGTCGGCGAAGACCAGATCGACGCTGGCTTCGGGCAGGCCGAGCATGGCCTCGACGCAATCGCCGCGAAGGACGCTGTCGAGCGGCGCCTCGCGAATGGCGCGCGGCGCGACTCCCGCGACGGGGCCTCGGACGGCCTCAAGTCCAGCACGCGAAACCAGTTTCTGGACTTTTGGGCCGGCCGCCCCGGCGCGAAGGATACGCATGCACTCACAACCACAACGCGACTGACTGACATGGGCCAGTTAAGCTTAATGGGGTAAAAGGCGCGTTTAGGGAGCGGACAGGCGATTGTCCCTTTTCCGAACGGAACGCTTAACAGATCGTTCGACTGACCCTTGGGTCGCGGCAAAAAATTAACATGTCGCGAAGGCGGGGCGCGCCGGTCGGATCATTGCTCGCACAAGCCCAGGGCCTTGCGCACCGGCGCGAAGGAGCGGCGATGGGCGCCGCACGGACCCAGACTTTTCAGCGCCGCCTTGTGCATGGGCGTCGGATAGCCTGCATGGGCGGCGAAACCATAGCCGCGGTGGAACGTATCGAGCCGCGCCATCAGCCGGTCGCGGGTCACCTTGGCGACGATCGAGGCGGCGGCGATGGAAAGGCTGATGGCGTCGCCCGCGATCACGGCGCGGCCGGGACAGGGCAGATCGGGCAGATCGCGCCCGTCCACCAGAGCGAAACGCGGCGCCAGGATGAGCCCGCGCGCGGCGCGGCTCATACAGGTCAATGTCGCGCCCCTTATGTTCAGCGCGTCGATTTCCGCCGCCGGCCCCAATGCGACGGAGATCGCGAGCGCGCGCGCGCAAATCTCTTCATAGAGCGCCTCGCGCCGGCGCGCGGTCAGCTGTTTGGAATCGTCAATGCCGGCGGGCGGGTCATTCGGGTCGAGAATGACCGCCGCCACGCAGACCGGCCCGGCGAGCGGGCCGCGCCCGACCTCGTCTATGCCCGCCACCGGACCGAGGCCCTGCGCGATCAGTTCGGCTTCGAGATCGAAATGCGCGGCCATCAGGCGGCGCCGGCGCGATCGAGCGCGTGTTTCAAGGCGCGCAGGTCGCGCCAGGCCTGGGCTTTTTTCAACGGCGCGCGCAGAAGATAGGCCGGATGCAGCATGGGCAGGGCGCGGATCGTCCTGTCGCCGCAGCGATAATCGCGCCAGTGGCCGCGCAGACGCATGATGCCTTCCTTCTCGTTCAGCAGGGTCTGCGCCGCCGAGGCCCCGAGCAGAACCAGATAATCCGGCGCGACCAGCTCGATCTGGCGGCGCACGAAAGGCAGGCACAAAGCCAGTTCCTGCGGCGTCGGCGTGCGATTGCCGGGCGGGCGCCAAGGCACGACATTGGCGATATAGACTTTCGAGCGGTCGAGGCCGATCGCCGCCAGCATCTTGTCGAGCAATTGCCCGGCGCGGCCGACGAAAGGCTTGCCGATGCGGTCCTCGTCGGCCCCCGGGCCTTCGCCCACGATCATGATTTTCGCATCCGGCGCGCCATCGGCGAAAACGAGCTGGGTCGCGGAATTCTTCAGGGCGCAGCCATCGAAACTCGCCAGTTTTTCGCGCAATTCGTCGAGGGTTTGCGCGCTCGCGGCCTGTTCGCGCGCGCTCGCCGCGGCCGTTTCGTGTGACAGCGCCGCGGCCGGTTTGGGCGCGGGCGGCGGAGGCTGACGGAGCGCTCTGGGCGCGGGCGGCGGCGCGGGAGGGTCGGCCTGCGCCGGTTCGGGCTCGGCCTGCGCCTTTTTTTGCGCCGACCGCGCGAAACGATCGACCGGCGCATCCTCAAGGGCGCAATCGACCCCCATGGCGGCGTACCACCGCAGGAGCGCGGCCAAAGTCTCCCGATCCATGGCGCCGGCGTCGATCATAGCGGCTTTTAGCCAGCGCTCGTTGCTGGCGCAAGAGTTGCAATTCAAACGAACGCGCCATTGATCCAATGCTTCGGTAGACAGCGCCGATGAGCGCGCTAAGAAGAGCATGAGAATTCTGCCGGAACGCCCCGTCCGGCGCCCTGTTCGGAGACGCAGATGAGCGAAGTCGCATTGGAGCCTCGCGAGGCGATGGATTATGACGTTGTGATCGTCGGCGGCGGTCCTTCGGGCCTGGCGGCGGCGATCCGGCTCAAGCAGATCAATCCGGACCTTGCCGTCGTCGTGGTGGAAAAGGGCTCGGAAGTCGGCGCCCATATCCTTTCCGGCGCCGTGATCGACCC
This genomic interval from Candidatus Rhodoblastus alkanivorans contains the following:
- a CDS encoding site-specific DNA-methyltransferase, which encodes MRILRAGAAGPKVQKLVSRAGLEAVRGPVAGVAPRAIREAPLDSVLRGDCVEAMLGLPEASVDLVFADPPYNLQLEGGLTRPDQSEVDAVDDDWDKFASFADYDRFTRDWLAAAHRAMKPEATIFVIGSYHNIFRVGAILQDLGFWILNDIVWRKANPMPNFRGRRFTNAHETLIWASKSAGAKRYTFNYEALKAGNEDRQMRSDWFFPLCTGAERLKDETGRKTHPTQKPEALLARIVMAASKPGDVVLDPFFGSGTTGAVAKKLGRRFIGCERDPDYIAAALRRIASVKPAPETAFATPVAKRQEKRVAFASLIEAGMIAPGAELFDEKRRWRAVVRADGAVALGDIVGSIHKIGALAQGLPACNGWTFWRAMRDGAETSIDDLRAEYRARAGEADEG
- a CDS encoding uracil-DNA glycosylase produces the protein MIDAGAMDRETLAALLRWYAAMGVDCALEDAPVDRFARSAQKKAQAEPEPAQADPPAPPPAPRALRQPPPPAPKPAAALSHETAAASAREQAASAQTLDELREKLASFDGCALKNSATQLVFADGAPDAKIMIVGEGPGADEDRIGKPFVGRAGQLLDKMLAAIGLDRSKVYIANVVPWRPPGNRTPTPQELALCLPFVRRQIELVAPDYLVLLGASAAQTLLNEKEGIMRLRGHWRDYRCGDRTIRALPMLHPAYLLRAPLKKAQAWRDLRALKHALDRAGAA
- a CDS encoding ribonuclease HII, with translation MAAHFDLEAELIAQGLGPVAGIDEVGRGPLAGPVCVAAVILDPNDPPAGIDDSKQLTARRREALYEEICARALAISVALGPAAEIDALNIRGATLTCMSRAARGLILAPRFALVDGRDLPDLPCPGRAVIAGDAISLSIAAASIVAKVTRDRLMARLDTFHRGYGFAAHAGYPTPMHKAALKSLGPCGAHRRSFAPVRKALGLCEQ